Proteins from one Rosa chinensis cultivar Old Blush chromosome 7, RchiOBHm-V2, whole genome shotgun sequence genomic window:
- the LOC121050823 gene encoding uncharacterized protein LOC121050823, with protein MTRMDLPQEIDDSIKEIIDHILGLPVSTQTLKLKLQFLEVAKQRMHDQYSLLLAKLKEKDQALGCFKVEACMNAQALRKFMEENQILECAYLVSQCNKLENECLLYDHNREALMDFRYNANQRAKEDEFRV; from the exons ATGACAAGAATGGATCTTCCGCAAGAAATCGACGATTCCATCAAAGAGATAATTGACCACATCCTGGGCCTCCCTGTGTCCACACAAACTCTCAAATTGAAGCTCCAGTTCTTAGAAGTGGCAAAGCAACGGATGCACGACCAGTACTCGCTTCTACTTGCCAAATTGAAAGAGAAGGATCAAGCACTGGGGTGCTTTAAG gtCGAGGCATGTATGAACGCTCAGGCTTTGAGGAAGTTCATGGAGGAGAATCAGATACTAGAGTGTGCTTATTTAGTGAGTCAGTGTAACAAGTTGGAGAATGAGTGCTTGCTCTACGATCATAATAGAGAGGCTTTGATGGATTTTAGGTACAACGCTAATCAGAGGGCCAAGGAGGATGAGTTTCGAGTTTAG